A genomic window from Denticeps clupeoides chromosome 11, fDenClu1.1, whole genome shotgun sequence includes:
- the tmem161b gene encoding transmembrane protein 161B, with the protein MGVISVQLVVTMVMASVIQKIIPHYSFARWLLCSGSLRWYQHPSEEELRSLAGKQQKVKNKKDRKYNGHIENKPLTVPKDIDLQLETKCITEVDTLALHYFPEFQWLLDFTVAATVVYLITELYFCLAEPSGEMNISVVWCLLVLAFVIKILFSLTAHYFKLEEGGERSLCITFGFFFFVKAMAILIVTENYLEFGLETGFANFSESAVQFLENQGLESQGPISKLTFKLILALLCSLIGAFLTFPGLRLAQMHLDALTLTNEKVTQTLLHINFLAPLIMVLLWVKPLTKDYIMNPTLGKESVPLMSEQTYDTLRLWAILLLCALRLALMRHHLQAYLNLAQKAVAQMKKEAGRISSVELQKMVARVFYYLCVIALQYAAPLVMLLHTTLLLKTLGGHSWGVYPEEDVLPPLHVNSDTAVVGAAGPAEAAGATHSVAQLSVALRTVFSPLLFRGVLSFLTWWIAACLFSTSLFGLFYHQYLMAA; encoded by the exons GGCGTGATCAGCGTGCAGCTAGTCGTTACCATGGTAATGGCCAGCGTGATCCAGAAGATCATACCGCACTACTCCTTTGCACGATGGCTCCTCTGCAGCGGCAG TCTGCGCTGGTACCAGCATCCCTCTGAAGAGGAATTACGGAGCCTGGCTGGAAAACAGCAGAAAGTGAAGAACAAGAAGGACAG GAAGTACAATGGGCACATTGAAAACAAGCCGCTGACCGTACCCAAGGACATCGACCTGCAACTAGAAACCAAGTGCATCACTGAAGTGGACACGTTGG CACTCCACTATTTCCCAGAGTTCCAGTGGCTGCTGGACTTCACGGTGGCGGCCACGGTGGTGTACCTCATCACTGAGCTCTACTTCTGCCTGGCCGAGCCTAGCGGGGAGATGAACATCAGCGTGGTGTGGTGTCTCCTGGTCCTGGCCTTCGTCAT TAAGATTCTCTTCTCACTCACCGCCCATTACTTTAAACTGGAGGAGGGCGGAGAACGTTCTCTCTGCATCACGTTCGGGTTCTTTTTCTTCGTCAAGGCCATGGCCATCCTGATAGTCACTGAGAACTACCTGGAGTTTGGGCTAGAGACAG GATTTGCCAATTTCTCTGAAAGTGCTGTGCAGTTTCTGGAGAATCAAGGACTTGAGTCGCA GGGTCCCATATCCAAGCTGACCTTCAAACTGATCCTGGCTCTTCTCTGCTCCCTTATCGGAGCCTTCCTGACTTTTCCTGGCCTACGATTGGCTCAGATGCATTTAGATGCTCTCACCCTAACCAATGAGAAAGTCACACA GACGTTGCTGCATATAAACTTCTTGGCTCCACTCATCATGGTCCTTCTGTGGGTGAAACCTCTGACTAAGGACTACATCATGAACCCCACACTGGGGAAAGAAAGTGTGCCTTT GATGTCGGAGCAGACTTACGACACGCTGCGTCTCTGGGCCATCCTGCTGCTGTGCGCTCTGAGGCTAGCGCTGATGCGGCACCACCTCCAGGCCTACCTCAACCTGGCTCAGAAGGCCGTGGCGCAGATGAAGAAAGAGGCGGGGCGCATCAGCTCAGTGGAGCTGCAGAAGATG GTAGCGCGCGTCTTTTATTACCTGTGTGTGATCGCACTGCAGTACGCTGCGCCGCTGGTGATGCTGCTGCACACGACTCTGCTGCTCAAAACACTGG GTGGTCACTCCTGGGGTGTATACCCTGAAGAGGATGTGCTGCCTCCCTTGCATGTGAACTCTGACACCGCAGTGGTGGGGGCCGCAGGCCCGGCAGAAGCGGCCGGAGCCACGCACTCGGTAGCCCAGCTATCGGTGGCCTTGAGGACTGTGTTCAGCCCCCTGTTGTTCCGGGGCGTCCTGTCCTTCCTCACATGGTGGATCGCCGCCTGCCTGTTCTCCACCTCCCTGTTTGGCCTTTTCTACCATCAGTACCTGATGGCCGCATAG